A genomic segment from candidate division WOR-3 bacterium encodes:
- the yajC gene encoding preprotein translocase subunit YajC: protein MLILYLLIFFSGLYAQGQQPVNPFASLFPLLLIILVFYFLLILPQQRRQKKHQEMIASIKRGDRVVTAGGIHGVVSEVKENTFIIKVDENTRIEVEKSAISYKKSAS from the coding sequence ATGCTAATACTTTATCTCTTAATTTTTTTCTCTGGGCTTTATGCCCAAGGGCAACAGCCGGTGAACCCTTTTGCTTCCCTTTTCCCTTTACTTCTCATAATTTTGGTCTTCTATTTCCTCTTGATCCTACCCCAGCAGAGGAGGCAGAAGAAACATCAGGAGATGATCGCCAGTATCAAAAGGGGCGACCGGGTCGTCACCGCGGGTGGCATCCACGGTGTGGTCTCCGAGGTAAAGGAAAATACCTTCATCATTAAGGTTGATGAGAATACCCGGATTGAGGTGGAGAAGAGTGCTATTTCTTATAAAAAGAGCGCTTCTTAA
- the bamD gene encoding outer membrane protein assembly factor BamD yields the protein MRIFSLFLLISLLLCARRKTLEMVEPVDSLFQKGIEYLNQRKYKEAERVFNQIIYHHPGSAYLADAQFFLAETYYQKKDYQLAKEEFSFFLKNFPASKYQEEASYKYARSFLLSLPKITKDQEEILELKEFILDFKEQRENSSYLPQMESLLLEVSNRLAEKEFAAGLLYYKAGEWQSAQVYFEYVSKEFPNTEAALEAKYLLGEICWRNGEREKAKEIFEELLAKPIKEERKKRITKVLAGLPTPVVVKPPEEPPVKSSVKLEAVYFDLNESNIRLEDTVILKKNAEILKQHPDVKVTIEGHCCPLGTSEYNIHLGLKRAEFVKNYLVKLGIDADRLKIISYGEEMPVTSDEKEYWKNRRCEFKIE from the coding sequence GTGAGGATATTTTCCCTTTTTCTCTTGATCAGTCTCCTCCTCTGTGCCCGGAGGAAGACACTGGAAATGGTGGAACCGGTTGATTCCCTCTTCCAGAAGGGTATTGAATATCTCAATCAAAGAAAATATAAAGAGGCGGAAAGGGTCTTCAATCAGATAATCTATCACCATCCGGGAAGTGCCTATCTGGCGGATGCCCAATTTTTTTTAGCCGAAACCTATTATCAGAAGAAGGATTACCAATTAGCGAAGGAGGAATTCTCTTTCTTCTTAAAGAACTTTCCGGCAAGTAAATATCAGGAGGAGGCGAGTTATAAATATGCCCGTTCCTTTCTTCTCTCTCTCCCCAAAATTACTAAGGACCAAGAAGAGATTTTGGAGTTAAAGGAGTTTATCCTTGATTTTAAGGAGCAAAGAGAAAATTCTTCCTATCTTCCCCAGATGGAGAGCCTCCTTTTAGAGGTTAGTAATCGGTTAGCAGAGAAGGAATTTGCCGCTGGGCTTTTGTATTACAAGGCAGGAGAATGGCAATCGGCTCAAGTCTATTTTGAGTATGTGAGTAAGGAATTTCCTAATACCGAGGCTGCCTTAGAAGCCAAATATCTCTTAGGAGAGATTTGCTGGCGCAACGGGGAGAGGGAGAAGGCAAAAGAGATTTTTGAGGAGTTACTGGCTAAGCCGATAAAGGAGGAGAGGAAGAAGAGGATAACTAAAGTTCTGGCAGGTTTGCCGACTCCTGTAGTAGTAAAACCACCAGAAGAACCACCCGTCAAGTCGAGCGTCAAATTAGAAGCCGTTTATTTTGACCTTAATGAATCAAACATCAGACTTGAAGATACTGTGATTCTTAAAAAGAATGCCGAGATCCTAAAACAGCACCCCGACGTAAAAGTTACAATAGAAGGTCATTGTTGTCCCCTCGGTACTTCCGAATACAATATCCACCTTGGATTGAAAAGAGCAGAATTTGTAAAGAATTATTTGGTGAAACTCGGGATTGATGCTGACCGACTTAAAATTATTTCCTACGGCGAAGAGATGCCCGTAACATCGGATGAGAAAGAATATTGGAAGAATAGAAGATGCGAATTTAAAATAGAATGA
- the nadD gene encoding nicotinate-nucleotide adenylyltransferase yields MRKKGIIVQRIGIFGGSFNPIHNGHLIVAEEVREKLRLDKVLFLLSFNPPHKRKVLPYEDRKAMLLLAIAGNPYFSLSEIERERGGKSWTVDTLKDLRKRYPQDRLFLIIGSDQFRELGSWKNPKELFKWAEVWVMRRPGAEIDRRLRRRFPRVKILNVSQIDIRGRKIREKIRKGLSVRYLLPEKVYEYILEKGLFKE; encoded by the coding sequence ATGAGGAAAAAAGGGATAATAGTGCAACGGATTGGCATCTTCGGTGGCAGTTTTAATCCGATTCATAATGGTCATCTGATTGTCGCGGAAGAGGTGCGAGAGAAGTTGAGATTGGATAAGGTTCTCTTCCTTCTCTCCTTTAACCCACCGCACAAGCGGAAAGTTCTCCCTTATGAGGACCGGAAGGCGATGCTCCTTCTGGCAATTGCTGGAAATCCCTATTTTTCCCTCTCGGAAATAGAAAGGGAAAGAGGCGGGAAGTCCTGGACGGTTGACACCTTAAAAGATTTAAGGAAACGCTATCCCCAAGACCGACTATTTTTAATTATCGGGAGTGACCAGTTTCGGGAGTTAGGGAGTTGGAAAAATCCCAAAGAGTTATTTAAGTGGGCGGAGGTCTGGGTGATGAGGAGACCGGGCGCGGAAATTGACCGAAGACTACGGCGCCGCTTTCCCCGGGTGAAGATTTTGAATGTCTCCCAGATTGATATCCGGGGGAGGAAGATAAGGGAGAAGATAAGAAAAGGTCTTTCCGTTCGGTATCTTTTGCCAGAAAAGGTTTATGAATATATTTTAGAAAAAGGTCTTTTTAAGGAGTAG
- a CDS encoding purine-nucleoside phosphorylase yields MKNWLEEAGQKIRSLTSFKPEVGIILGTGLGRLAREIEEVKVIPYSEIPHFPKPTVESHTGRLIFGYVKKRPVCAFEGRFHFYEGYSMFEITLPVRVMKKLGVEKMIVSNAAGGLNPLFQPGDIMVITDHINFLPDNPLRGLTDPEFGPRFPDMFQCYDPKLIALAEEVALELKIPLRKGVYIAVPGPNLETAAEYRLFRQFGADAVGMSTVPEVIVARQVGIKVLGFSVITDMGLPDALKPVDLKEILHNASKAEPKLTSLIKEVIGRL; encoded by the coding sequence ATGAAAAATTGGCTTGAAGAGGCTGGGCAAAAGATTCGCTCGCTAACGAGTTTTAAGCCAGAAGTCGGGATAATCTTAGGAACCGGTCTGGGGAGGTTGGCGAGGGAGATTGAGGAAGTAAAAGTTATTCCCTATTCAGAAATTCCCCATTTTCCAAAACCAACGGTTGAGAGCCATACCGGAAGGTTAATCTTCGGTTATGTGAAGAAAAGGCCGGTCTGTGCCTTTGAGGGTCGGTTCCATTTTTATGAAGGATATTCTATGTTTGAGATTACCTTACCGGTGCGGGTGATGAAGAAACTGGGAGTGGAGAAAATGATCGTTTCTAATGCCGCGGGCGGCTTAAATCCCCTTTTCCAACCCGGAGATATTATGGTGATAACTGACCATATCAATTTTCTTCCGGATAACCCACTCCGGGGTCTTACCGACCCGGAATTTGGTCCGCGCTTTCCGGATATGTTTCAGTGCTATGATCCGAAATTGATCGCCTTAGCCGAGGAGGTGGCTCTGGAATTGAAGATACCTTTAAGAAAGGGGGTTTATATCGCCGTCCCCGGTCCGAATCTTGAGACCGCGGCGGAATACCGACTCTTCCGACAGTTCGGGGCGGATGCGGTTGGGATGTCAACCGTACCGGAGGTAATTGTTGCCCGGCAGGTGGGAATTAAGGTTTTGGGTTTTTCGGTGATTACCGATATGGGACTACCCGATGCCTTAAAGCCGGTTGATTTGAAAGAGATTCTCCATAATGCCAGTAAGGCAGAACCGAAATTGACCAGTTTGATTAAAGAGGTGATTGGGAGATTGTGA
- the def gene encoding peptide deformylase yields MVRKIRIFDDPILRQRTKEVARIDEEIRGLIADMKETAQSCEALGLAANQVGANYSLFLLRLPQSEKEDFLVVINPKIIKEEGRIEKEEGCLSLPGIEEVICRPGFLVVVGWDEEGKEKRFEFAGILARAAKHEIDHLEGKLFIDYLGPIRMRFLESRLKELKEKRKG; encoded by the coding sequence ATGGTGAGGAAAATTCGGATATTTGATGATCCAATCCTCCGGCAGCGGACGAAGGAGGTGGCAAGGATTGATGAGGAGATTCGGGGGTTAATTGCCGATATGAAAGAGACCGCTCAGAGCTGTGAGGCACTCGGTTTGGCAGCAAATCAGGTGGGAGCCAATTATTCCCTCTTTCTCCTTCGCCTCCCCCAATCAGAAAAGGAAGATTTCTTGGTGGTGATTAATCCGAAAATCATTAAGGAGGAGGGGAGGATAGAAAAGGAAGAAGGTTGTCTCTCCCTCCCCGGAATTGAAGAGGTGATTTGCCGACCGGGCTTTTTGGTTGTTGTCGGGTGGGATGAAGAGGGAAAGGAGAAGAGGTTTGAATTTGCCGGGATTTTAGCCCGGGCGGCAAAGCACGAAATCGACCACTTAGAAGGGAAACTCTTCATTGATTATTTGGGTCCAATTCGGATGCGCTTTCTGGAGAGCCGGTTAAAGGAGTTAAAGGAAAAGAGAAAGGGATGA